A segment of the Pseudoliparis swirei isolate HS2019 ecotype Mariana Trench chromosome 4, NWPU_hadal_v1, whole genome shotgun sequence genome:
CTCGTACACTTACAGGCAAGTGGACAAAGAAAGCAACAAAGTGGCCAGAGCTCTGTCCACGCACGCCCACCTGAAGGAGGGGGACACGGTGGCCCTGTTCCTGGGCAACGAGCCTCAGTATGTGTGGATCTGGCTCGCTCTGAGCAAACTGGGATGCGTCACTTCTTTACTGAACTACAACATCAGATCCAAATCATTGCTGCACTGCTTCTCCTGCTGTGAAGCCACGGTTCTAATCGCTGGTGCTGGTAAGCTGTGGAAAACAAGACTTGTGTAGGGGCGAAAATCACTGCGCCCaaaacgccccaaacgcgccaccCGGAAAAATGtggcgtctatcgcagccacacgcgtcgtacgttgacttttcatgggattcggttgcGTGAAAAAATGTGCGTCGCTTTTGGTGTATACGACCACTTtcaaaatcagtttttttctaGTGGAACAACCATGTAGCCTAATGGACACACTGTTTCTAAATGACCTCGAACTGTATGACCTGGCTAGGTTTGCTTAATTTCCATGATTCTCCACATCTGTTTTGATTGATTTTACATGTTATTGTCACTGCACTGACTACATGAGGCCTTCACTTGCTCTCGTTTGTTTCTCAGACTTGCGAGATGCTGTCGAGGAGGTGTTGCCCACCTTGAGACAGCAGGGAGTCCGTGTGTTTATCCTCAGCGAGGACTCCAATGTGGAAGGCATTGAAAGCCTCTCAGATCAAATTCAGCAGGCCTCAGACCAGCCTCTGTCACGTCAGCTGAGGGCCAACATCACGGGAAAGACTCCTGCGCTGTACATCTACACCTCAGGAACCACAGGTAATCTGGGCGAAGGTGACCTTCCCAATCTGCTTTGCTGTGGAGGCCTTAAGATGCAGAACTAGTACAGTAAAAACtatgtttgttttcctttagGGCTTCCCAAGGCCGCTCTAATCAACAATGAGAGGATATGGAAAGTATCTCTTCTACAGACTGTTGCTGGTGTACGCTCAGATGATATCCTCTACGTGTACCTGCCGCTTTACCACAGTGCTGGCTTCCTGATAGGAGTTTGTGGAGCCATAGACAAAGGTATTTCTGGGCACCATATAACTACAAAACAAAGTTAAAGGTTAAACTAACAGGTATATGACCTAAAATCCCAGCTTGGCCGTGATTACCACGATTTGTATGTCAAAGTCCAAACACGTAATGAGCTCTCAGTGAGAGGTTGTGTGTTACTAAAATCTATGCTTCTTCCTTTCAGGCATCACTATTGTTATAAAACGTAAATTCTCTGCCTCCAACTTCTTGAATGACTGTAGAAAGTACAACGTGACTACTATTCAGTACTTAGGAGAGATTATTCGCTACCTCTGCAACACACCAAAGGTAATAAAGCTAACACCTGCAGCTGACAGACACACTGCTTTGTTTCTCAAACGAAAGGTCACATGATGTGATGTTTATTATCCTGGTctcatctctccttccctttcttagagagacaatgacaaagATCATAAAGTCCGATTGGCAATCGGAAACGGGATAAGTGCCGAAAGCTGGGCTGATTTCCTGCAGCGATTTGGGAACATTCGTATCTTAGAATGCTATGGAGCGACAGAAGGAAATGTTGGCTTTTTCAACTACTGTGGTAAAGTTGGAGCTATTGGCAAAGAGCATTTTCTCCACAAAGTAAGAGTTcccggtgtgttttttttacgtcAGCTTTAATACAATTGACAAAAGATTATTTtccacaatttatttttaaactgtgtTTCAGATGGCATGTAAGTATGCCCTCATAAGGTACgacacagagaaagaggagCCAGTCAAAGACTCCAGAGGATTTTGTATTGAAGTCCCTAAAGGTGAGCCCATCTCCTCCTAAACTAAAGCGCCCCCTTGACCTTCGATCTCTTCCTAACACATATCTCGTGCAGGAGAGACCGGTTTGTTTGTGGCAAAAATTGGAGAGAATACACCTTTCAGCGGCTACGCCAAGAACGTTCAGCAGACTGAGAGTAAGAAGGTGAGAGATGTGTTTGTGAAGGGAGACCTCTACTTTAACAGTGGCGACCTGCTTAAGATAGACAACGAGGGATTTGTCTTCTTTCAAGACCGCATTGGAGACACTTTCAGGTGAGTGGATGAAACACATCTTCTGCGTACGTATCTAGAAACTGTTAGATAACAATGTCAAAGCCTGAATTGTAAAGATGGTTTGAACTCTGTAGATGAATGATTCCTTAACTCAGGCTACTTTTAAAGTTAGTCAATTACAAAATAACTATACgataatgatgtcatcacagaaAACTGAAAACAAGGTGTAGGATACAGCATTACATTTGACTTTATTCATTGTCTTAAATTTACAATCACAGAATattcattgaattattattttagCACTTTCTGAAAAATGAAAGCAAGCTTTTAGCTGATGGATGTAA
Coding sequences within it:
- the LOC130192699 gene encoding long-chain fatty acid transport protein 2-like, encoding MIAYIIYTALTGLAVLPFLLYFRNPYFLQDLQYTIVLMKMAVRLSKLKKQKPFYTMLDRFLDQVARQPHKKFILFEESSYTYRQVDKESNKVARALSTHAHLKEGDTVALFLGNEPQYVWIWLALSKLGCVTSLLNYNIRSKSLLHCFSCCEATVLIAGADLRDAVEEVLPTLRQQGVRVFILSEDSNVEGIESLSDQIQQASDQPLSRQLRANITGKTPALYIYTSGTTGLPKAALINNERIWKVSLLQTVAGVRSDDILYVYLPLYHSAGFLIGVCGAIDKGITIVIKRKFSASNFLNDCRKYNVTTIQYLGEIIRYLCNTPKRDNDKDHKVRLAIGNGISAESWADFLQRFGNIRILECYGATEGNVGFFNYCGKVGAIGKEHFLHKMACKYALIRYDTEKEEPVKDSRGFCIEVPKGETGLFVAKIGENTPFSGYAKNVQQTESKKVRDVFVKGDLYFNSGDLLKIDNEGFVFFQDRIGDTFRWKGENVATTEVAGHLLMLDCVEEANVYGVKVPGHEGRIGMAALKLKENMDFDCKAAYQHVKKDLPSYARPRFIRIQDVLVLTGTFKQMKVKLAEEGFNPGVISDPLFYLEENKSYVPMTQEIFCSIGEGKIRL